In a genomic window of Cyprinus carpio isolate SPL01 chromosome A10, ASM1834038v1, whole genome shotgun sequence:
- the LOC109107139 gene encoding protein transport protein Sec31A-like isoform X7, which yields MKLKEINRTALQAWSPAQQHPIYLAAGTSAQQLDATFSTSASLEIFELDLADPTLAMKSCGSVSSPHRYHKLVWGPHGIEDQSLPSGVLIAGGENGDIILYDASKIIAGDSEVIIAQSEKHTGPVRALDVNSFQTNLVASGGNESEIYIWDLNSFSSPMTPGPKTQPLEDISCVAWNRQVQHILASASPSGKASVWDLRKNDLIIKVSDHSNRMHCSGLAWNPEVATQLVLASEDDRMPVIQMWDLRFATSPLKVLESHTRGVLAIAWSEADPELLLSCGKDNRILCWNPNTAEVLYELPTSTQWCFDIQWCPRNPAVLSAAAFDGHISIYSIMGGSNDHATTLQAEQLSSSFGNIDPFGTGKMLPPLQLPQTAPSQSTVTPLKKPPKWIRRPVGASFAFGGKLVTLDNIKPAAQQPQQTAAHVVHISQVVTETDFLDRSNRLQATLTAGNFLEYCQNKTEAAQSEFEKTVWSFLKVNFEEDARGKYLELLGYKKEELALKITSALEQNCKSDEADVVEKKSPVEEEAEAPATETSDLDEVPFEDEEPVVEETSNTEVTPAPSSDAIKLKVSQDIDGLITQALLIGDYEAAVNLCLHDNRMADSIILAIAGGPELLAKTQKKYFTKTQSKISKLISAVVMKDCLDILETCDLQNWKEALAAVMTYAKPEEFSSLCGLLGSRLEAAEDAALQAQACLCYICAGTVEQLVAYWAKAQDSSSPLALQELVEKVVVLQRAVLRAQGGVSDMGALLAEKMNQYASLLASQGSLQTAISYLPTNTQQVSVQQLRDRLSRALGQQQQQPGAAGTGTLPAAVPVQTYTQPQPPQVPAQPAAPPQYYQQVESTAPAFGLQSPVSASVPASTPFMYSQQYQRPQNGWNDPPTLNRAHKKKKIPENFTPPAPITAPIMAPLGDPQGPAGQTMQTLQSQQQGPDQPVGPATFSPIQQQPLGPPGRNPNMPQGNMEGAPGAPIGDLIKPLQSIPTEKITKKPIPEEHMVLKTTFEGLIQKCLAAASDPQTKRKLDDAHKRLEYLYDKLREQTLSPAIVGGLHNMARSIECRCYTDGLNIHTHIVSSSNFSETSAFMPVLKVVLTQANKLGV from the exons ATGAAGCTAAAAGAAATTAACCGAACTGCTCTCCAGGCCTGGAGCCCAGCGCAGCAGCACCCCATCTATCTGGCCGCAG GTACATCGGCCCAGCAGCTCGATGCCACCTTCAGCACCAGCGCGTCTCTGGAGATCTTTGAACTGGATCTGGCTGATCCCACTTTAGCCATGAAGTCATGTGGCTCTGTCTCGTCTCCACACAG ATACCACAAGCTAGTCTGGGGTCCACATGGCATTGAAGACCAGAGTTTGCCGTCAGGTGTCCTCATCGCTGGAGGAGAGAACGGCGACATCATCCTCTATGACGCCTCCAAAATCATTGCTGGAGACAGTGAAGTCATCATTGCCCAGAGCGAGAAGCACACGGGACCAGTAAGAGCTCTCGACGTCAACTCTTTTCAG acaAACCTTGTGGCTTCTGGGGGAAATGAGTCAGAAATCTACATTTGGGATTTGAACAGCTTCAGCTCCCCAATGACGCCAGGACCCAAAACTCAG cCCCTAGAGGACATCAGCTGTGTTGCGTGGAACAGACAGGTGCAGCACATCCTGGCCTCGGCCAGTCCCAGCGGAAAAGCTTCAGTCTGGGATCTGAGAAAGAACGACCTGATCATCAAAGTCAGCGATCACAGCAACAGG ATGCATTGTTCTGGTCTGGCCTGGAACCCGGAGGTGGCCACTCAGCTGGTTCTGGCGTCTGAAGACGACCGGATGCCCGTCATCCAAATGTGGGACCTGCGCTTTGCCACCTCTCCTCTCAAAGTGCTGGAGAGCCACACGAG aggtGTCTTGGCCATAGCCTGGAGTGAAGCAGATCCAGAGCTGCTCCTGAGCTGTGGGAAAGATAACCGGATCCTGTGCTGGAACCCCAACACGGCTGAG GTCCTGTATGAGCTGCCCACCAGTACTCAGTGGTGTTTTGACATCCAGTGGTGTCCCAGAAACCCAgctgtgctgtctgctgctgctTTTGATGGCCATATCAGCATCTACTCCATCATGGGAGGAAGCAATGACCACGCCACTACTTTACAGGCTGAACAG TTAAGTAGTTCATTTGGAAATATTGATCCTTTTGGTACGGGCAAGATGCTGCCGCCTTTACAGCTGCCTCAGACCGCCCCGTCCCAGAGCACCGTCACGCCTCTCAAGAAACCCCCCAAATGGATCCGCAGACCAGTTGGAGCGTCTTTCGCT TTTGGTGGAAAACTGGTCACTCTGGACAACATCAAGCCAGCGGCCCAGCAGCCCCAGCAGACTGCCGCCCATGTGGTTCATATCAGTCAGGTTGTGACAGAAACCGATTTCCTTGATCGATCGAACCGACTTCAGGCGACGCTCACTGCAGGAAATTTCCTTGAGTACTGCCAAAACAAGACTGAAGCTGCTCAGAGTGAATTTGAGAAGACCGTCTGGTCTTTTCTGAAG GTGAACTTTGAAGAAGATGCACGAGGGAAATATCTGGAGCTTTTGGGATACAAGAAGGAAGAGCTTGCCCTGAAG ATTACATCAGCGTTAGAACAGAACTGCAAATCTGATGAGGCCGATGTG gTTGAGAAGAAAAGCCCTGTAGAGGAGGAAGCAGAAGCGCCGGCCACCGAGACGTCTGACCTAGATGAGGTTCCTTTTGAAGATGAAGAACCTGTTGTTGAGGAGACGTCCAACACAGAAGTAACTCCAGCTCCTTCGTCAGATGCCATTAAGCTCAAAGTTAGCCAGG ATATTGATGGGCTGATCACACAAGCTCTGCTGATTGGCGATTATGAAGCTGCTGTTAACCTCTGTCTGCATGATAACCGAATGGCTGACAGCATCATCCTGGCGATTGCTGGCGGTCCCGAGCTTCTGGCAAAGACTCAGAAGAAATACTTCACCAAAACGCAGAGCAAAATCTCCAAG CTCATTAGCGCTGTGGTGATGAAGGACTGCTTGGACATTTTGGAGACATGTGACCTGCAGAACTGGAAGGAAGCTCTGGCTGCAGTAATGACTTACGCAAAGCCGGAGGAGTTCTCCTCACTATGTG GTCTGCTGGGCTCCCGGCTGGAGGCTGCTGAGGACGCGGCACTGCAGGCTCAGGCCTGTCTCTGCTACATCTGCGCAGGCACAGTAGAGCAGCTGGTGGCCTACTGGGCCAAAGCTCAGGACTCCAGCAGCCCGCTAGCACTGCAG GAGCTGGTTGAGAAGGTGGTGGTCCTGCAGAGAGCTGTGCTGAGAGCTCAGGGTGGTGTTTCTGATATGGGTGCACTGCTGGCAGAGAAGATGAATCAGTACGCCAGTCTGCTGGCATCACAGGGCAGCTTACAGACGGCCATATCCTACCTGCCCACCAACACTCAACAG GTTTCTGTGCAGCAGTTGCGTGATCGTTTGAGCAGAGCTCTgggtcagcagcagcagcagcctggAGCCGCAGGGACTGGGACGCTTCCCGCCGCTGTGCCAGTGCAGACATACACACAACCTCAACCTCCACAGGTCCCCGCGCAGCCCGCTGCACCTCCTCAGTATTACCAGCAG GTGGAGTCCACAGCTCCAGCCTTTGGCCTTCAGTCTCCAGTGAGTGCGTCCGTCCCTGCCTCCACTCCGTTCATGTACTCCCAGCAGTACCAGA GACCTCAGAACGGCTGGAACGATCCTCCCACACTCAACAGAGCACACAAAAAGAAGAAG ATTCCAGAAAACTTCACTCCACCAGCACCCATTACAGCACCCATCATGGCCCCTCTAGGAGACCCTCAGGGCCCTGCCGGCCAAACCATGCAGACCCTTCAATCACAACAACAGGGTCCAGATCAGCCTGTGGGCCCAGCCACCTTCAGCCCCATCCAGCAGCAGCCACTGGGACCCCCGGGCAGAAACCCCAACATGCCTCAGGGCAACATGGAAGGGGCACCTGGAGCACCAATTGGAGATCTCATAAAG CCACTTCAGTCCATACCGACTGAGAAGATCACTAAGAAGCCAATCCCTGAGGAGCACATGGTTCTGAAGACCACTTTTGAGGGACTGATCCAGAAATGCTTGGCTGCTGCTTCAGATCCG CAAACCAAGAGGAAGCTGGATGATGCTCATAAGAGGCTTGAGTATCTCTATGACAAGCTGAGAGAACAAACA CTGTCTCCAGCTATAGTCGGTGGTCTGCACAATATGGCCCGCAGCATCGAGTGCCGCTGCTACACCGACGGACtcaacatccacacacacatcgTGAGCAGCAGCAACTTCAGCGAGACGTCTGCCTTCATGCCTGTCCTGAAGGTGGTGCTGACACAAGCCAACAAACTGGGTGTTTGA
- the LOC109107139 gene encoding protein transport protein Sec31A-like isoform X2, translated as MKLKEINRTALQAWSPAQQHPIYLAAGTSAQQLDATFSTSASLEIFELDLADPTLAMKSCGSVSSPHRYHKLVWGPHGIEDQSLPSGVLIAGGENGDIILYDASKIIAGDSEVIIAQSEKHTGPVRALDVNSFQTNLVASGGNESEIYIWDLNSFSSPMTPGPKTQPLEDISCVAWNRQVQHILASASPSGKASVWDLRKNDLIIKVSDHSNRMHCSGLAWNPEVATQLVLASEDDRMPVIQMWDLRFATSPLKVLESHTRGVLAIAWSEADPELLLSCGKDNRILCWNPNTAEVLYELPTSTQWCFDIQWCPRNPAVLSAAAFDGHISIYSIMGGSNDHATTLQAEQLSSSFGNIDPFGTGKMLPPLQLPQTAPSQSTVTPLKKPPKWIRRPVGASFAFGGKLVTLDNIKPAAQQPQQTAAHVVHISQVVTETDFLDRSNRLQATLTAGNFLEYCQNKTEAAQSEFEKTVWSFLKVNFEEDARGKYLELLGYKKEELALKITSALEQNCKSDEADVVEKKSPVEEEAEAPATETSDLDEVPFEDEEPVVEETSNTEVTPAPSSDAIKLKVSQDIDGLITQALLIGDYEAAVNLCLHDNRMADSIILAIAGGPELLAKTQKKYFTKTQSKISKLISAVVMKDCLDILETCDLQNWKEALAAVMTYAKPEEFSSLCGLLGSRLEAAEDAALQAQACLCYICAGTVEQLVAYWAKAQDSSSPLALQELVEKVVVLQRAVLRAQGGVSDMGALLAEKMNQYASLLASQGSLQTAISYLPTNTQQVSVQQLRDRLSRALGQQQQQPGAAGTGTLPAAVPVQTYTQPQPPQVPAQPAAPPQYYQQGRSATTVTSWSNQTPTALPSVSRPLVPAADPQVESTAPAFGLQSPVSASVPASTPFMYSQQYQNYPPVQQFRPAAGTPGIYQPLQYSSSMASPLPPPPSSSSSAAAVYLPQFMHPASSQPAAPPVISGPPQGGQPFSPPPLSSGMSFQHGGPGSPTAYLPPPVARAPGIQTDPALIPASQRTGPQNGWNDPPTLNRAHKKKKIPENFTPPAPITAPIMAPLGDPQGPAGQTMQTLQSQQQGPDQPVGPATFSPIQQQPLGPPGRNPNMPQGNMEGAPGAPIGDLIKPLQSIPTEKITKKPIPEEHMVLKTTFEGLIQKCLAAASDPQTKRKLDDAHKRLEYLYDKLREQTLSPAIVGGLHNMARSIECRCYTDGLNIHTHIVSSSNFSETSAFMPVLKVVLTQANKLGV; from the exons ATGAAGCTAAAAGAAATTAACCGAACTGCTCTCCAGGCCTGGAGCCCAGCGCAGCAGCACCCCATCTATCTGGCCGCAG GTACATCGGCCCAGCAGCTCGATGCCACCTTCAGCACCAGCGCGTCTCTGGAGATCTTTGAACTGGATCTGGCTGATCCCACTTTAGCCATGAAGTCATGTGGCTCTGTCTCGTCTCCACACAG ATACCACAAGCTAGTCTGGGGTCCACATGGCATTGAAGACCAGAGTTTGCCGTCAGGTGTCCTCATCGCTGGAGGAGAGAACGGCGACATCATCCTCTATGACGCCTCCAAAATCATTGCTGGAGACAGTGAAGTCATCATTGCCCAGAGCGAGAAGCACACGGGACCAGTAAGAGCTCTCGACGTCAACTCTTTTCAG acaAACCTTGTGGCTTCTGGGGGAAATGAGTCAGAAATCTACATTTGGGATTTGAACAGCTTCAGCTCCCCAATGACGCCAGGACCCAAAACTCAG cCCCTAGAGGACATCAGCTGTGTTGCGTGGAACAGACAGGTGCAGCACATCCTGGCCTCGGCCAGTCCCAGCGGAAAAGCTTCAGTCTGGGATCTGAGAAAGAACGACCTGATCATCAAAGTCAGCGATCACAGCAACAGG ATGCATTGTTCTGGTCTGGCCTGGAACCCGGAGGTGGCCACTCAGCTGGTTCTGGCGTCTGAAGACGACCGGATGCCCGTCATCCAAATGTGGGACCTGCGCTTTGCCACCTCTCCTCTCAAAGTGCTGGAGAGCCACACGAG aggtGTCTTGGCCATAGCCTGGAGTGAAGCAGATCCAGAGCTGCTCCTGAGCTGTGGGAAAGATAACCGGATCCTGTGCTGGAACCCCAACACGGCTGAG GTCCTGTATGAGCTGCCCACCAGTACTCAGTGGTGTTTTGACATCCAGTGGTGTCCCAGAAACCCAgctgtgctgtctgctgctgctTTTGATGGCCATATCAGCATCTACTCCATCATGGGAGGAAGCAATGACCACGCCACTACTTTACAGGCTGAACAG TTAAGTAGTTCATTTGGAAATATTGATCCTTTTGGTACGGGCAAGATGCTGCCGCCTTTACAGCTGCCTCAGACCGCCCCGTCCCAGAGCACCGTCACGCCTCTCAAGAAACCCCCCAAATGGATCCGCAGACCAGTTGGAGCGTCTTTCGCT TTTGGTGGAAAACTGGTCACTCTGGACAACATCAAGCCAGCGGCCCAGCAGCCCCAGCAGACTGCCGCCCATGTGGTTCATATCAGTCAGGTTGTGACAGAAACCGATTTCCTTGATCGATCGAACCGACTTCAGGCGACGCTCACTGCAGGAAATTTCCTTGAGTACTGCCAAAACAAGACTGAAGCTGCTCAGAGTGAATTTGAGAAGACCGTCTGGTCTTTTCTGAAG GTGAACTTTGAAGAAGATGCACGAGGGAAATATCTGGAGCTTTTGGGATACAAGAAGGAAGAGCTTGCCCTGAAG ATTACATCAGCGTTAGAACAGAACTGCAAATCTGATGAGGCCGATGTG gTTGAGAAGAAAAGCCCTGTAGAGGAGGAAGCAGAAGCGCCGGCCACCGAGACGTCTGACCTAGATGAGGTTCCTTTTGAAGATGAAGAACCTGTTGTTGAGGAGACGTCCAACACAGAAGTAACTCCAGCTCCTTCGTCAGATGCCATTAAGCTCAAAGTTAGCCAGG ATATTGATGGGCTGATCACACAAGCTCTGCTGATTGGCGATTATGAAGCTGCTGTTAACCTCTGTCTGCATGATAACCGAATGGCTGACAGCATCATCCTGGCGATTGCTGGCGGTCCCGAGCTTCTGGCAAAGACTCAGAAGAAATACTTCACCAAAACGCAGAGCAAAATCTCCAAG CTCATTAGCGCTGTGGTGATGAAGGACTGCTTGGACATTTTGGAGACATGTGACCTGCAGAACTGGAAGGAAGCTCTGGCTGCAGTAATGACTTACGCAAAGCCGGAGGAGTTCTCCTCACTATGTG GTCTGCTGGGCTCCCGGCTGGAGGCTGCTGAGGACGCGGCACTGCAGGCTCAGGCCTGTCTCTGCTACATCTGCGCAGGCACAGTAGAGCAGCTGGTGGCCTACTGGGCCAAAGCTCAGGACTCCAGCAGCCCGCTAGCACTGCAG GAGCTGGTTGAGAAGGTGGTGGTCCTGCAGAGAGCTGTGCTGAGAGCTCAGGGTGGTGTTTCTGATATGGGTGCACTGCTGGCAGAGAAGATGAATCAGTACGCCAGTCTGCTGGCATCACAGGGCAGCTTACAGACGGCCATATCCTACCTGCCCACCAACACTCAACAG GTTTCTGTGCAGCAGTTGCGTGATCGTTTGAGCAGAGCTCTgggtcagcagcagcagcagcctggAGCCGCAGGGACTGGGACGCTTCCCGCCGCTGTGCCAGTGCAGACATACACACAACCTCAACCTCCACAGGTCCCCGCGCAGCCCGCTGCACCTCCTCAGTATTACCAGCAG GGTAGATCCGCCACTACTGTCACGTCCTGGAGTAACCAAACCCCTACAGCTCTGCCCAGTGTCTCTCGTCCGCTGGTGCCTGCCGCTGACCCGCAG GTGGAGTCCACAGCTCCAGCCTTTGGCCTTCAGTCTCCAGTGAGTGCGTCCGTCCCTGCCTCCACTCCGTTCATGTACTCCCAGCAGTACCAGA ACTATCCTCCTGTTCAGCAGTTCAGACCTGCCGCCGGGACTCCTGGCATCTATCAGCCTCTTCAGTACTCTTCTTCTATGGCCTCTCCCCTTCCTCCTCCACCCTCATCATcctcctctgctgctgctgtctaTCTTCCACAGTTCATGCACCCTGCCTCCTCTCAGCCAGCAGCTCCTCCTGTGATCTCTGGGCCTCCTCAGGGAGGTCAGcctttctctcctcctcctctctcttctgGCATGTCTTTCCAGCACGGTGGGCCGGGGTCGCCCACGGCTTATCTTCCTCCTCCGGTCGCCAGAGCTCCAGGTATTCAGACTGACCCCGCACTGATTCCAGCCTCCCAGAGAACAG GACCTCAGAACGGCTGGAACGATCCTCCCACACTCAACAGAGCACACAAAAAGAAGAAG ATTCCAGAAAACTTCACTCCACCAGCACCCATTACAGCACCCATCATGGCCCCTCTAGGAGACCCTCAGGGCCCTGCCGGCCAAACCATGCAGACCCTTCAATCACAACAACAGGGTCCAGATCAGCCTGTGGGCCCAGCCACCTTCAGCCCCATCCAGCAGCAGCCACTGGGACCCCCGGGCAGAAACCCCAACATGCCTCAGGGCAACATGGAAGGGGCACCTGGAGCACCAATTGGAGATCTCATAAAG CCACTTCAGTCCATACCGACTGAGAAGATCACTAAGAAGCCAATCCCTGAGGAGCACATGGTTCTGAAGACCACTTTTGAGGGACTGATCCAGAAATGCTTGGCTGCTGCTTCAGATCCG CAAACCAAGAGGAAGCTGGATGATGCTCATAAGAGGCTTGAGTATCTCTATGACAAGCTGAGAGAACAAACA CTGTCTCCAGCTATAGTCGGTGGTCTGCACAATATGGCCCGCAGCATCGAGTGCCGCTGCTACACCGACGGACtcaacatccacacacacatcgTGAGCAGCAGCAACTTCAGCGAGACGTCTGCCTTCATGCCTGTCCTGAAGGTGGTGCTGACACAAGCCAACAAACTGGGTGTTTGA
- the LOC109107139 gene encoding protein transport protein Sec31A-like isoform X3: MKLKEINRTALQAWSPAQQHPIYLAAGTSAQQLDATFSTSASLEIFELDLADPTLAMKSCGSVSSPHRYHKLVWGPHGIEDQSLPSGVLIAGGENGDIILYDASKIIAGDSEVIIAQSEKHTGPVRALDVNSFQTNLVASGGNESEIYIWDLNSFSSPMTPGPKTQPLEDISCVAWNRQVQHILASASPSGKASVWDLRKNDLIIKVSDHSNRMHCSGLAWNPEVATQLVLASEDDRMPVIQMWDLRFATSPLKVLESHTRGVLAIAWSEADPELLLSCGKDNRILCWNPNTAEVLYELPTSTQWCFDIQWCPRNPAVLSAAAFDGHISIYSIMGGSNDHATTLQAEQLSSSFGNIDPFGTGKMLPPLQLPQTAPSQSTVTPLKKPPKWIRRPVGASFAFGGKLVTLDNIKPAAQQPQQTAAHVVHISQVVTETDFLDRSNRLQATLTAGNFLEYCQNKTEAAQSEFEKTVWSFLKVNFEEDARGKYLELLGYKKEELALKITSALEQNCKSDEADVVEKKSPVEEEAEAPATETSDLDEVPFEDEEPVVEETSNTEVTPAPSSDAIKLKVSQDIDGLITQALLIGDYEAAVNLCLHDNRMADSIILAIAGGPELLAKTQKKYFTKTQSKISKLISAVVMKDCLDILETCDLQNWKEALAAVMTYAKPEEFSSLCGLLGSRLEAAEDAALQAQACLCYICAGTVEQLVAYWAKAQDSSSPLALQELVEKVVVLQRAVLRAQGGVSDMGALLAEKMNQYASLLASQGSLQTAISYLPTNTQQVSVQQLRDRLSRALGQQQQQPGAAGTGTLPAAVPVQTYTQPQPPQVPAQPAAPPQYYQQGRSATTVTSWSNQTPTALPSVSRPLVPAADPQVESTAPAFGLQSPVSASVPASTPFMYSQQYQNYPPVQQFRPAAGTPGIYQPLQYSSSMASPLPPPPSSSSSAAAVYLPQFMHPASSQPAAPPVISGPPQGGQPFSPPPLSSGMSFQHGGPGSPTAYLPPPVARAPGGLNQDSAWSLEGPQNGWNDPPTLNRAHKKKKIPENFTPPAPITAPIMAPLGDPQGPAGQTMQTLQSQQQGPDQPVGPATFSPIQQQPLGPPGRNPNMPQGNMEGAPGAPIGDLIKPLQSIPTEKITKKPIPEEHMVLKTTFEGLIQKCLAAASDPQTKRKLDDAHKRLEYLYDKLREQTLSPAIVGGLHNMARSIECRCYTDGLNIHTHIVSSSNFSETSAFMPVLKVVLTQANKLGV, encoded by the exons ATGAAGCTAAAAGAAATTAACCGAACTGCTCTCCAGGCCTGGAGCCCAGCGCAGCAGCACCCCATCTATCTGGCCGCAG GTACATCGGCCCAGCAGCTCGATGCCACCTTCAGCACCAGCGCGTCTCTGGAGATCTTTGAACTGGATCTGGCTGATCCCACTTTAGCCATGAAGTCATGTGGCTCTGTCTCGTCTCCACACAG ATACCACAAGCTAGTCTGGGGTCCACATGGCATTGAAGACCAGAGTTTGCCGTCAGGTGTCCTCATCGCTGGAGGAGAGAACGGCGACATCATCCTCTATGACGCCTCCAAAATCATTGCTGGAGACAGTGAAGTCATCATTGCCCAGAGCGAGAAGCACACGGGACCAGTAAGAGCTCTCGACGTCAACTCTTTTCAG acaAACCTTGTGGCTTCTGGGGGAAATGAGTCAGAAATCTACATTTGGGATTTGAACAGCTTCAGCTCCCCAATGACGCCAGGACCCAAAACTCAG cCCCTAGAGGACATCAGCTGTGTTGCGTGGAACAGACAGGTGCAGCACATCCTGGCCTCGGCCAGTCCCAGCGGAAAAGCTTCAGTCTGGGATCTGAGAAAGAACGACCTGATCATCAAAGTCAGCGATCACAGCAACAGG ATGCATTGTTCTGGTCTGGCCTGGAACCCGGAGGTGGCCACTCAGCTGGTTCTGGCGTCTGAAGACGACCGGATGCCCGTCATCCAAATGTGGGACCTGCGCTTTGCCACCTCTCCTCTCAAAGTGCTGGAGAGCCACACGAG aggtGTCTTGGCCATAGCCTGGAGTGAAGCAGATCCAGAGCTGCTCCTGAGCTGTGGGAAAGATAACCGGATCCTGTGCTGGAACCCCAACACGGCTGAG GTCCTGTATGAGCTGCCCACCAGTACTCAGTGGTGTTTTGACATCCAGTGGTGTCCCAGAAACCCAgctgtgctgtctgctgctgctTTTGATGGCCATATCAGCATCTACTCCATCATGGGAGGAAGCAATGACCACGCCACTACTTTACAGGCTGAACAG TTAAGTAGTTCATTTGGAAATATTGATCCTTTTGGTACGGGCAAGATGCTGCCGCCTTTACAGCTGCCTCAGACCGCCCCGTCCCAGAGCACCGTCACGCCTCTCAAGAAACCCCCCAAATGGATCCGCAGACCAGTTGGAGCGTCTTTCGCT TTTGGTGGAAAACTGGTCACTCTGGACAACATCAAGCCAGCGGCCCAGCAGCCCCAGCAGACTGCCGCCCATGTGGTTCATATCAGTCAGGTTGTGACAGAAACCGATTTCCTTGATCGATCGAACCGACTTCAGGCGACGCTCACTGCAGGAAATTTCCTTGAGTACTGCCAAAACAAGACTGAAGCTGCTCAGAGTGAATTTGAGAAGACCGTCTGGTCTTTTCTGAAG GTGAACTTTGAAGAAGATGCACGAGGGAAATATCTGGAGCTTTTGGGATACAAGAAGGAAGAGCTTGCCCTGAAG ATTACATCAGCGTTAGAACAGAACTGCAAATCTGATGAGGCCGATGTG gTTGAGAAGAAAAGCCCTGTAGAGGAGGAAGCAGAAGCGCCGGCCACCGAGACGTCTGACCTAGATGAGGTTCCTTTTGAAGATGAAGAACCTGTTGTTGAGGAGACGTCCAACACAGAAGTAACTCCAGCTCCTTCGTCAGATGCCATTAAGCTCAAAGTTAGCCAGG ATATTGATGGGCTGATCACACAAGCTCTGCTGATTGGCGATTATGAAGCTGCTGTTAACCTCTGTCTGCATGATAACCGAATGGCTGACAGCATCATCCTGGCGATTGCTGGCGGTCCCGAGCTTCTGGCAAAGACTCAGAAGAAATACTTCACCAAAACGCAGAGCAAAATCTCCAAG CTCATTAGCGCTGTGGTGATGAAGGACTGCTTGGACATTTTGGAGACATGTGACCTGCAGAACTGGAAGGAAGCTCTGGCTGCAGTAATGACTTACGCAAAGCCGGAGGAGTTCTCCTCACTATGTG GTCTGCTGGGCTCCCGGCTGGAGGCTGCTGAGGACGCGGCACTGCAGGCTCAGGCCTGTCTCTGCTACATCTGCGCAGGCACAGTAGAGCAGCTGGTGGCCTACTGGGCCAAAGCTCAGGACTCCAGCAGCCCGCTAGCACTGCAG GAGCTGGTTGAGAAGGTGGTGGTCCTGCAGAGAGCTGTGCTGAGAGCTCAGGGTGGTGTTTCTGATATGGGTGCACTGCTGGCAGAGAAGATGAATCAGTACGCCAGTCTGCTGGCATCACAGGGCAGCTTACAGACGGCCATATCCTACCTGCCCACCAACACTCAACAG GTTTCTGTGCAGCAGTTGCGTGATCGTTTGAGCAGAGCTCTgggtcagcagcagcagcagcctggAGCCGCAGGGACTGGGACGCTTCCCGCCGCTGTGCCAGTGCAGACATACACACAACCTCAACCTCCACAGGTCCCCGCGCAGCCCGCTGCACCTCCTCAGTATTACCAGCAG GGTAGATCCGCCACTACTGTCACGTCCTGGAGTAACCAAACCCCTACAGCTCTGCCCAGTGTCTCTCGTCCGCTGGTGCCTGCCGCTGACCCGCAG GTGGAGTCCACAGCTCCAGCCTTTGGCCTTCAGTCTCCAGTGAGTGCGTCCGTCCCTGCCTCCACTCCGTTCATGTACTCCCAGCAGTACCAGA ACTATCCTCCTGTTCAGCAGTTCAGACCTGCCGCCGGGACTCCTGGCATCTATCAGCCTCTTCAGTACTCTTCTTCTATGGCCTCTCCCCTTCCTCCTCCACCCTCATCATcctcctctgctgctgctgtctaTCTTCCACAGTTCATGCACCCTGCCTCCTCTCAGCCAGCAGCTCCTCCTGTGATCTCTGGGCCTCCTCAGGGAGGTCAGcctttctctcctcctcctctctcttctgGCATGTCTTTCCAGCACGGTGGGCCGGGGTCGCCCACGGCTTATCTTCCTCCTCCGGTCGCCAGAGCTCCAG GAGGATTAAATCAAGACTCGGCCTGGTCTTTGGAAG GACCTCAGAACGGCTGGAACGATCCTCCCACACTCAACAGAGCACACAAAAAGAAGAAG ATTCCAGAAAACTTCACTCCACCAGCACCCATTACAGCACCCATCATGGCCCCTCTAGGAGACCCTCAGGGCCCTGCCGGCCAAACCATGCAGACCCTTCAATCACAACAACAGGGTCCAGATCAGCCTGTGGGCCCAGCCACCTTCAGCCCCATCCAGCAGCAGCCACTGGGACCCCCGGGCAGAAACCCCAACATGCCTCAGGGCAACATGGAAGGGGCACCTGGAGCACCAATTGGAGATCTCATAAAG CCACTTCAGTCCATACCGACTGAGAAGATCACTAAGAAGCCAATCCCTGAGGAGCACATGGTTCTGAAGACCACTTTTGAGGGACTGATCCAGAAATGCTTGGCTGCTGCTTCAGATCCG CAAACCAAGAGGAAGCTGGATGATGCTCATAAGAGGCTTGAGTATCTCTATGACAAGCTGAGAGAACAAACA CTGTCTCCAGCTATAGTCGGTGGTCTGCACAATATGGCCCGCAGCATCGAGTGCCGCTGCTACACCGACGGACtcaacatccacacacacatcgTGAGCAGCAGCAACTTCAGCGAGACGTCTGCCTTCATGCCTGTCCTGAAGGTGGTGCTGACACAAGCCAACAAACTGGGTGTTTGA